Sequence from the uncultured Flavobacterium sp. genome:
GATAAATACATGGCAATATTCTTCCGAAAAATCTTTTAAGAAAAGGAAAAAGAAGAAAAGAAAACATGTATATGTCGAAAAACTCCAAACAATAAAAGAGTTTTCTGAATCAGAATGGAGAAGTTCAAAACTAACATTAACTGAAAAAGAGAAAATGCATTTTTATAAAAGGGAACGATGGTGTCCTAATTGTAAACGCTATAAAATTCATTATATATTTAATGAGCCATGGCGTTATGTATTTCGCGTTAAACCGTACATGATAACGCATACTAAAATGGTTGATGCAGATTTAGAAAGTGAAATTCAGCTTCTTGACAATTATATTACGAATCTTAATTTACGACATAGAATAAACAAATTAGTAGATGGTTTTTCTTATCGTTGGAGGTATTATCAAAATGAAAACCCACGAGAGATAAACCCAATTAAAAATAAAAGTCTGCATATATTGTATCAACAATATGTAGACGAAATGATATAAATCATGGGAAATAAATTATCCGGAAAAGACCTGATTAAGTTAGGCTTTCCAAAAAATAATTCAATAAATATAGCTTTAGGGCAAATAAACAGATATAGAAAAAGAGAAAAAAAGGAATCCATTCTGACAGAAGCAAAAGAAGTTTTACTTCATCCTGAAAAATTTGAAGGACACGGAACTTGGGGAAAAGTAGCCGAAGGTTTGGTAAATCCCGTTCATGTAAGAATGCATCAGTTGAAGACAACAAGAGTTCCTTTTACCATTTTTGGAGAGAATGAAATCGATCAGCAAGCTAAGTTTCAGTTGTATGATTCTTTAAAATTGCCAATTTCAGTTGCGGGAGCATTAATGCCAGACGCGCATTCAGGTTATGGATTGCCAATTGGTGGAGTTTTAGCAACAGATAATGCAGTTATTCCATACGGAGTTGGTGTTGATATTGGCTGCCGAATGAGTTTGTCAATTTTTGATTTACCGGCTTCTTATTTCAAAGGAAAAGAGCATCAATTGCAGGCAATTTTAAAAGACAATACCAAGTTTGGAATGAATGAAACACACGCTACAAAAGCGGATCATGAAGTTTTTTACAAAAGCGAATTTCAGGATATTCCATTACTAAAGAATCTTTTACCAAAAGCTTATAAGCAATTAGGAAGTTCTGGCGGAGGAAATCATTTTGTAGAATTTGGAATTGCCAAAATTGATAATCCAGAGAATGAATGGAAACTTGGCGCAGGAGAATATTTTGCTGTTTTATCACATAGCGGTTCTCGTGGCTTAGGCGCAAACATTGCGAAACATTACACGTATTTGGCCGCTAAACAATGTCCGTTACCAAAAAATGTACAGCATTTGGCATGGTTGGATTTGAATACACACGATGGTCAGGAATATTGGTTGGCAATGAATTTAGCCGGAGAATACGCAAAAGCCTGTCACGACGATATTCATAGACGAATCGCTAAAGCAATTGGGAAAAGAGTTGTGGTTACGATTGAAAATCATCACAATTTTGCCTGGAAAGAAATGGTAAATGGAAAAGAATGTATTGTGCATAGAAAAGGTGCAACTCCTGCTGCAGAAGGTCAATTGGGGATTATTCCTGGATCGATGACTGCTCCGGGATATATTGTAAAAGGCAAAGGAAATGCAGAGAGTTTAAACTCGGCTTCACATGGAGCCGGAAGGTTATTTTCACGCGCTAAATGCAAAGCTAATTTCACACAAAGTGAAATTAAAAAAGTATTGAAAGCTAACGACGTAACTTTAATTGGCGGAAACATTGATGAAGCGCCAATGGCTTACAAAGACATTACAAAAGTAATGGGAAATCAAACGGACTTGGTGGAAGTTCTGGGAACTTTTACTCCGAAAATCGTTAGAATGGACCGATAAGAAATTAAAAAATGGAAAAAATTATTCAGATAACAGCAGGTCGCGGACCTGCAGAATGCACTTGGGTTGTCGCCCAAGTGCTTAAAAAAGTTTTGGACGAAGCACAAGAACAACAGTTAGAAACTATTTTGCTTCAAAGAGAAGTTGGTGAAGAAAACGGAACAGTTGAAACGGCAACTATTTCTATAAAAGGAAAAAATGCTGAAACATTTGCAAATTCATGGATTGGAACTATTCAGTGGATTGGCCAAAGTCAGTTTAGGAAAATGCATAAGCGTAAAAACTGGTTTATTGGCATTTTTGAGATTGAACTACAAAAGAATGCGTCGATTTCAGAAAATGATATTCAATACCAAGCAATGCGAAGTTCGGGTGCTGGCGGACAACACGTTAATAAAGTGAGTTCGGCTATTCGAGCGACTCATATTCCAACTGGAATTGCCGTTGTGTCGATGGACAGCCGATCACAACATCAAAACAAAAAACTGGCAACAGAAAGATTATTAAAAAAACTAGAAGACGAAACTTTGCAACAGCTTAAAAATCACGTTGGAAAACAATGGGAAAATCAACTGAATATTCAGCGAGGAAATCCTGTTAGAGTTTTTACCGGAACTGATTTCAAAAAGAATAAAGTGGAGAAAAGTTACAAAGGAACTCGTCAGAAATTAAAAACCGATTTACGAAATGAAAACAATTGATAAATACCTTTTTCAGGCTTTGGATAATTACCCGTATTCGCTTGAGGAAACTATTGAATCATTAGATTATGCTTTTTCATATGATGCCAAAAATACTATGGTTTTGTGTTTGTATGGTAGAATTCAGGCAGAGCAATTATGGAATTATGAAGAGGCAAAGCAGTATTTTCAGGAAGCTTTAGCGATTAATATTCATGCTCTTGAAGTTTATCCGCACTATTTACAGACTTTGATTTTGAACGAAGATTATGAAGAAGCTCAAAAATTAATTGATTTTGCTTTGACTATAAAAGGAATTAATAAATCTGAAATTTATGTCAAGAAAGCAATACTTTATGAAGCTCAACATGAATTTAAAAATGCATTGAAGGAAATTAAAAATGCTAAACTTCATTTTTTGCAATTTGCTTTTGATTCTGATATTACTGATGTAGAGAAGAGAATTAAAGGAAAAATTGATTTAATTGAAAATAAAAAGAAGTCAAAGAAATCGAAAAAAGATTCAAAAAAGAAGTCAAAATGATTTTTGATTTTAAAAAAAAAACGATGCAATTCTATTTGAGTTGCATCGTTTTTTTTTATTTAATATAATTTAGTGTTGTCCCTACGGGACAATTTTAAGGAAGGCTATTTTTGTTTTTTACCGATATTTAACTCCTAAAGAAGTATTTTATGTTTAAATTATTTGAAGGAATATCTCGTAGAGATTACATCTTGGTAGAGATATCGTCAATAAAGCGAATATTTGCCCCGTAGGGACTATACAAATTTACATTTGAAATGTATTGCTTTTTGCCGAATTAAAAATGAAATAATCCGCGAAAATCCGTTCAATCCGTTAAATCTGCGGACAATTTATTTCCAATGCAATTCTAATGCAAAACACGTTTTCTCGTTTTTTGTAATACTGAATGTTGCTGTTGTATGATTGTCATCTTCACTTTCGTGAATTACTACGTTATCTTTTAGTGAAAGTTCTTTCATGAAATTCATTTCAAAACTTTTTACTTCTTGTTTTAAAATTCGTTTTTCATCTACATGATCTAAACACCATTCTAAATATTTGACGTTATTTACGTGATTTACAATATCTAAATCTGATAAATAAACTGTTTTTTCAAAAATAGCTCCTTTTTCGTGATTGATATTTATTTTAGAAAAACCTTCAGTTGTTGCTCTATTGTCCGGAAATAATTCGAAATGTTCATATGGCAAAGCCAATGGTTCTGGACGACGCGCTTGTGTATTAAATACTGCCCAATAGGTTTCGCAGCCTACTATTTTTTTGCCATTTACATACATTTCAAGAGCACGAACAGAACGAGAATTTTCTAAACTATTAATCCATGTTTTTACGGTTACAACATCTTGCCATTTTGGTAAGGACGAAATTTCGACACGCATTCTGCTTAAAACCCAAGCTTGGTGAAATTCCTGCATATCAAAAAAACTAATACCTCCAACTTCTGAATGTGCTGCAGCAGTTAGTTGTAGAATATTACATAAATCGGTGTATTTTAAAAAACCATTTGGGGTACATTGTGTAAAATTGATTTCCCAGTCTTTGCTTAAAACCGATGTGAAATTTGGCGATATAGGCATTTGTAATTTTGAATTTAGATTGTTGGTTTTAGATTTTTCTATCTGATAATAGAAGAAAGAGAAAAGAAAATAGATTTTACTTTAGTTGATTTTCTATATAATTTATAATTTCTTTTCTATCTGTGGCGTAATCAAACCATTTTGTGTTTTCATTCCGTTTAAACCAGGTAAGTTGTCTTTTTGAGAAACGTCTGGTATTTTTTTTGATTTCTTCGATGGCAAATGGCAGCGTGAAATCTCCGTCAAAATAACTAAATAATTCTCTATAACCGACAGTTTGTAACGCATTTAACGCTTTATTAGGATATAAAGCTTCTGCTTCCTGCAATAAACCTTCGTTTATCATGATGTCAACTCGTTGGTTGATTCTATTGTAAATCGTAGATCTTTCGGCATCTAAACCAATTAAAATAGGAGCGAAATTTCGGTTGTTTTTCTTCTGATTTAGAAATGATGAATATGGTTTTTGACTTCCGATGCAAACTTCTACAAAACGCATCATTCGTTGTGGATTTTGAAGTGTTTGCGAATTTTCTTCTGTTATTTTTTGATAATAATCAGGATCTAAAAGCTGTAATTGTTCTTGTAGATATTCAATTCCGAAGTTGTCGTAATTAGAATTTACCTGAGAACGTATTGCTGGATCAATTTCCGGGAATTCATCGAAACCTTTTAAAATTGCATCAACATATAATCCTGAACCACCAATAAGAATGGCAAAATCATTATTTTGGAATAATTCTTCTAGTTTAATAAGTGCTTCTTTTTCGTAATCGCCAACGGTATAATTTTCGAAAATTGATTTGTTTTGAATAAAGTGATGTTTTGCTGCTTGTAGTTCTTCCTGATTGGGAACCGCTGTGCCAATTGTTATTTCTTTAAAGAACTGACGGCTGTCGCAAGATATTATTTCGCATTTAAAATGTTGTGCCAAAGCAATACTTAAGGCTGTTTTTCCTATTGCTGTTGGTCCGACGATGGTTATTAAGTATTTCATATTTTTTAGCCCAGATGGTAATGGAAACCCCGGACTTATATTTGTTAGTTTTTTTGGGATAAAAAAGCGACTTTAGAAGCTCTTTTTATGCCTTAAAAAAACAACAAAGATAAGGAGGAGTTGGAATGTACAGCTGGAAATAGCTCATTAAATTAATTATTTGGTAACTCGATTCCGCATTCATGGCAATATTTTGCGCTATCAAAATGTACCTGTGCATTACAATTTTGACATGTTTTTTTTGTGCTAACAGCATTATTTCTTAAGCTGCTTTTTGCAAATTCGGCAGTTACGATTCCGGTTGGTACGGCAATAACTCCATATCCCATAATCATAACTAGCGATGCTAAAAACTGACCTAATGGTGATGCCGGCGAAATGTCGCCATAACCAACGGTTGTTAGGGTTATAATTGCCCAATAAATCCCGACAGGAATGCTGGTAAAACCACTTTCTTTGCCTTCGACAACGTACATTAATGAGCCGATAATTACGGCGCTGATGAGGACGAAGTATATAAATACCAGAATTTTTTCTTTACTGGCTTGCATGGCTTCACGGAGTTGCAAGGATTGTTGAGAGATCTGAGGAATGTGTAAAATTTTAAACAATCGGAAGAAACGCAGGATTCTAACGATGGTTAAAACATTTGTCGCAGGAAAAAATATGGATAAATACATGGGTAATATGGCCATTAAATCGATGATTCCGTAGAAACTAAAAACATATTTAATGGGTTTTTGTATCGAAATAATGCGTAAAATAAATTCTATGGTAAAGAAAATAGTAATAATCCATTCACAAACAAGAAGTTGTTGGTGGTATTTTTGATTGATGCCTTCGACGGTATCCATCATTACCAGAAGTACGCTTAAAAGAATAAGACCTAAAAGTACCAGATCGAACAAACGCCCTAAAAAGGTGTTGCTACCGTAAAGGATTATTTGAGTCTTTTGTCTAAAAAGGTCGTATTTTGATTTTACTTTTTTCATATCGGCTAAGATAATGAAAGTTTTGTTGTGTTAAAAATGAAGAATTTTAAGCGATTTGCTTTTTCGGATGTAGTTTTGAATAATATTTTTTACATCTCGATTATGCTGCATCGGGATTAAAATGTTTTTTAGAATCTCAATATTGGTAATTTGATAATTGAGGTCGTAATAAGCGTAACCTTTATAAGTTCCGTTTTCGATTAATACAGCACTTCTTTCATTCACGTTTCTACCTCTGTCAAGTAGAATCATACTTTTGTTTTCAAAGCTATTTTCTGATATAAATTGCTGAACACGAATGTTATATTCTTCTGGACTAACTTCGCCAATACAAGCGCCATCGCATTCTTTTATCTTATATTGAAAACACTCTTTTTTGGTTTGGTACAATCCGGTAAGTTTTTGGCACAAATGATATTTCGATGTGAATCTGAAAAGTGCATTTTTTCCTTCTTGTAAAGTAGCAAATGATGTGATTTCTTTTTTACGTCCATCTGCTTTTTCAAGTTTAAGATTCATATAACCGTTTGCATCTTTCTCAGCATATAATGCATATAGAAAAACCGTTTTTCTTTGAGAGCGATTATGTCTTGGACGATTTATTTTTACTTCTTCACTTTCTTTTAAAAGTGCGATTAATTCGCTTCCGGTTTCATCATAAGTTATGGTGAAAACTTCAGCTTGAATTTTTTTACTTTTAGTTGTGATTCCGGTAAAATGCTGATTGATTCTCTTTTTGATATTTTGGCTTTTGCCGATATAGATAAGGCTTCCACCTTCATTATAAATGTAATAAACGCCAGTTTTTGCAGGCATTTGCGCTAAAAGATCCATCAATTTTGGAGCAATTCCTTTTTCGACTTCGAGTTTTATAAAATCTTTTACGATTGTTTTTTCCAAGTCTTTTTCGAGAAGCATTTTAAACAACTTGGTAGTTGCCATTGCGTCTCCGCTTGCACGATGTCTGTCGGCCATTGGAATTCCAAGTGCACGAACGAGTTTTCCTAAACTATAAGAAGGCTGATCCGGAATTAATTTTTTGGCAAGTTCAACAGTACAAAGTGTTCTGGCTTCGAAATCATAACCTAAACGTCTGAATTCGGTACGTAAGATTCTATAATCAAATGAGGCATTGTGTGCGACAATAATACAATCTGAAGTTATTTCGATGATTCTTTTGGCAACTTCAAAAAACTTTGGAGCTGAGCGCAACATAGCATTATTGATTCCGGTTAATTTCACCACAAAAGGCTGAATCGGAATTTCGGGATTAACAAGGCTAATGAATTGGTCAACTACTTCATGACCATCAAATTTATAAATGGCGATTTCAGTAATTCCTTCTTCATTAAACTGACCTCCAGTGGTTTCTATGTCTAGTATTGCGTACAAATTCAGTATTCAGTCTCAGTTTTTAGTATTCATTTAAAATCTACAATCTTTAATCTACAATTAGATTAACGTCCTCCAAAAATGCTGCTTCCAATGCGAACCATTGTGCTTCCGCATTCTATTGCAAGCTTATAATCGCCGGACATTCCCATTGAAATTGTAGAGATGTTTTGCATTCCTTCTTTTTCTTTAATCGAATCAAAAATAGACTTTAAATGTGTAAATTCTTTTTTAATTTGGTTTTGATCTTCTGTAAAGGTTGCCATTCCCATTAATCCTAAGATACGAATGTTTTTCATTTCTTTGAACTCTGCCGAAGATAATAATTCATTTAATTCATTTTCGTCTAAACCAAATTTAGATTCTTCTTCAGCAATATATATTTGAAGCAAACAATCGATTATTCTATTGTTTTTTAAAGCTTGTTTATTGATTTCCTGTAATAATTTTAAGCTGTCAACTCCATGAATCAAGCTCACAAATGGTGCCATAAATTTGACTTTATTCGATTGCACGTGACCAATCATGTGCCATTGAATATCTTTAGGCATTTGTTCGTGCTTATCAGCCATTTCCTGGATTTTGTTTTCTCCAAAAATACGTTGACCAGCTTCGTATGCTTCCATCAAATCCGGAACAGGTTTTGTCTTAGAAACCGTAACCAAAGTTACGTGTTCAGGTAAATTGTTTTTTATTTGAAGCAAATTTTGCGTTATTGCACTCATTATTGATTATAATACTTAATTATTTGATCATTTTTTGTAGCTACCCAACTTTTAAGTTCAAATGAAGAAAGAGTTTGTGTTTCTTTCAAATTGTTTAATTCGGCAATACTATAATTATAGGTTTCTGAAATATCTTTTTTATTATTTTCAGTTCGTATGATTTTAATTTTCACATAGAAAAGTTTTGTATCAAAATAGTAAAATTCTCCAGTAATATTGTCTGAATACGAATTTAAATAATGAATACTTTCATGATATTGACCTTTTATTAAATTGCTGTATTTCTCAAAATTATATTTTCTTTTTTCGATATTCGAAAGTAAATTATAATTCTCTTCATTGAAATGGTGAAGATAAAAGCTATATGAATATCCACCTCTTGCGCTAAGAAACTTTGTTTTAATTTTGTCTACTTCAGTCTCAGTTTCAATTCTTATGACACCATCTGAAATGAAGCCATGTCCATTTTTTGCAGAAATGCTATCGATTTGATTAATGGTAAATTGTTTATTAGAATCTATTTTTAAGTTTTGAGAAATACAAATTGTGATTACAAAATGGGCAAAAATTAAAAATAGATTCCTCATAAATTTTAAAACTTTATTTTAAATAAACTGTTTTGAGATTTTCTCAGCTTTTTTACTTTCGCTATAGTCATAAAAACCTTCACCAGATTTTACTCCAAGTTTTCCGGCTCTAACCATATTTACTAATAATGGGCAAGGAGCGTATTTAGGATTTTTGAAACCTTCGTACATAACATTCAAAATAGCAAGACAAACGTCAAGACCAATAAAATCAGCTAATTGAAGCGGTCCCATTGGATGTCCCATTCCTAATTTCATTACGGTGTCAATTTCGTAAACACCTGCAACTTTATTATATAAGGTTTCGATTGCTTCGTTTAGCATTGGCATTAAAATTCTGTTTGCCACAAAACCAGGATAATCGTTTACTTCAACAGGAGTTTTGCCTAATTTTTCAGATAAATCCATGATGATTTTAGTCACTTCATCGCTGGTATTGTATCCACGAATGATTTCGATTAATTTCATAATTGGCACCGGATTCATAAAGTGCATACCAATAACACGCTCAGGATGTGCAACAACAGATCCGATTTGTGTAATTGAAATCGAAGAAGTATTAGTTGCCAGAATTGTATTGTGAGAACAAGCTTCGTTTAATTGTTTGAAAATGTTCAGTTTTAATTCTACGTTTTCGGTAGCTGCTTCAACTACTAAATCTACACCAACAACACCATCTTTAATATCTGTATAGGTAATAATATTGGTAATCGTTTTTGCAACTTCTTCTTGAGTAATTGTTCCTTTCGAAAGCATTCGATCTAAATTGGCAGCAATAGTCGCCATTCCTTTGTCTAATGATTTCTCAGAAACATCGATAAGTTTTACAGTAAAACCACTTTGTGCAAATGTATGAGCAATTCCGTTACCCATTGTTCCTGCACCAATTACAGCTATAGTTTTCATTTTATATATTAGTATTAAAATTGAAGTATTTGTCTAAATCTTCTTTTATTATTTCGTATTCATTATCGTTAATATATTTATTGGTATACAACCAGATATATCTTTCGTGTTGTGTATGATATGGTAATATTGGATCTATAAGGAAATATTTTGTTCTAAAGTAGTTGATTTGTTTTTGATAAATTGAATCTACAAATTGATCAACTTCTATTGCATTTTTTTTTGTGTAAATAAAATACAAATGTTTCCCCGCCTCTAAATGTAGTTCATCATGTCCTTCTGAAATATTTTTAGCTATAAGAACAAAAGGAGTGATTAAACCTAAACATAGTGCCTGGAGTGATAATGGAGAAGCATTATTTGTTACCATTATCAAGCTTAAAACTAGTAAAACATTTAAAAAAATAGAGAAGTATAAAATCATTAAGAATTTATTTTCTCTGTTTTTTTGAATATAACTGGATTTTTTTATTTCCTCAAAAGGAATAGAATACTTCAATTTATGTTTTGAAGTATTCAAATCAACTATAATTTCTTTATCTAAAATTTCAAAATATTGCTTTTGATTCTTATACTTGATCTTTAGTATAGATTCCATCTATTTTTCGAAACAATCAATAATCTGATACGCTACTCTTAAAGCATCTGTTGCTTGTTCAAGAGTTACAACTGGCGTAGTATCAGTTTTTATTGCATTTGCAAAAGACTCTAATTCGTCCAGAATTGCATTGTTTTGTTCAACGTCAGGATTAGTAAAATAGATTTGTTTTTTTACACCTTCGGCATTTTGCAGAATCATATCAAAATCTCCGGGAACTTCAGGAGCATCTTTCATACGAACGACTTCACATCTTTTTTCTAGAAAATCAACTGAAATGTAGGCATCTCTTTGAAAAAAACGTGTTTTACGCATGTTTTTCATCGAAATTCTGCTTGCTGTTAAATTGGCAACGCAACCATTTTCGAATTCAATTCTTGCATTGGCAATATCCGGAGTATCACTGATTACAGAAACTCCACTTGCGTGGATATCTTTTACTTTTGAATGAACAACACTCAAAATAGCATCAATATCATGAATCATTAAATCAAGAACTACAGGAACATCTGTACCACGCGGATTAAATTCGGCCAAACGATGCGTTTCTATAAACATTGGATTTTCGATCATGTTTTTTGTAGCAATAAACGCTGGATTAAATCGCTCAACATGACCAACCTGACCTTTTACATTGTATTCTTTTGCCAAAGCGATAATTTCTTCAGCTTCGTCTACAGTATTGGCAATTGGTTTTTCTATAAAGATATGTTTACCTGATTTGATCGCCACTTTTGCACATTTGTAATGAGAAAGTGTTGGTGTAACAATATCGATTACATCCACAGCGTGGATTAATTTTGCAATAGTACTGAAGTTTTTATAACCGAATTCTTTTGAAATTCTTTCGGCATTTTCTTGATTTTCGTCGTAAAATCCAACTAATTCGTATTTGTCAGATTGTTGTAATAAGCGTAAATGTATTTTACCTAGATGACCTGCACCTAAAACTCCTACTTTTAACATGAGAATGTATTTTAAACAAAAATATAATTTATTTGTCGAAAGTGAAAGTTAATGCAATAAAGATTTAGGAATTTAATAATTAAAAATCAATATTTGATTTACTGTTTTGTTTCCTATTTTTGCAAAAATAAAACCTACCCATTTTGAAAGACACTGCCAAACATCAAGGACTTCGTAATCAATTAGTAAGCACTTTAGAACAAAAAGGAATTACTGATAAAGCGGTTTTGGATGCGATAAAAAAAATCCCAAGACATCTTTTTTTAAATTCTAGTTTTGAAGATTACGCTTATCAGGATAAGGCTTTTCCTATAGGAGCGGGGCAAACTATTTCGCAACCTTACACTGTTGCTTTTCAATCTCAATTGTTAGAAGTAAAAAAAGAACACAAAATCCTTGAAATAGGAACTGGCTCCGGTTACCAAACTGCAGTTTTATGTATGTTGGGCGCTAAGGTATATAGCGTGGAAAGACAGAATGAGTTGTTTAAAACGACTTCAAATTTATTTCCAAAATTAAATATTCGTCCTAAACATTTATCATTTGGTGACGGATACAAAGGATTGCCAAGTTATGCACCGTTTGATAGTATTATTGTAACGGCGGGCGCTCCGTTTATTCCGCAGCCATTAATGGCGCAGTTAAAAATAGGAGGAAGATTAGTAATTCCGTTAGGCGAAGATGTTCAGATTATGACATTATTGATTCGAAAAAATGAAACACAATTCGAAAAACATGAGTTTGGAGAATTTAGATTTGTTCCTTTATTAGAAGATAAAAATTAAGAGAAAAGCCCAATTTAGTTGGGCTTTTTTTATTGACCAATAATACTAATATATCGTTCTAGATTTTCTTTTTCAATTTGAGCAATAAAAAGTAAAAAGTCTTCTTTGTTATTCTTGGTTTGGGCAATTTCAAGACTTTGGTAGTATTGCATACGACTATCATAATCTCCTTTTATATTAGCAATGATATATCCTTTTTGTAATAGGATTAAATTCATGACAAGACGAGAAGTTCGCCCGTTTCCATCAATAAAAGGATGAATTGTGACTAATCTCTCATGCATTTCGGC
This genomic interval carries:
- a CDS encoding protein-L-isoaspartate(D-aspartate) O-methyltransferase, encoding MKDTAKHQGLRNQLVSTLEQKGITDKAVLDAIKKIPRHLFLNSSFEDYAYQDKAFPIGAGQTISQPYTVAFQSQLLEVKKEHKILEIGTGSGYQTAVLCMLGAKVYSVERQNELFKTTSNLFPKLNIRPKHLSFGDGYKGLPSYAPFDSIIVTAGAPFIPQPLMAQLKIGGRLVIPLGEDVQIMTLLIRKNETQFEKHEFGEFRFVPLLEDKN